GAGTTATTTGGTTGATAATCTACAAGATACAAAATTAACCCAGGCCAACTTACTGAAAATCAATTAGTTATAAACATACTTATTCACATAAAATTATTCTTAAATAAATTCAAAACAGTTTCTTAATATTAAAAATAATTACTCAAAGGTATTTTTTAGGATGAAATGAAAAACTAAAAGGTAATAAATCAGGTAAATTTTTCTTAAAGATAGTTTTAAACTGTATTGTAAATGAGTTTGAATTATTAAATATGAATATTTTTTGCATTTTCAAATTCTATGATGGCTCAGGTAATTCATTGTAAAATTTGAATAATTTACACTAGTTATCTAAAAATATTAACAGTCGGAAAACAATGTGAATGTATTTTTGAAATTATTTTTAACTATGGTGCTTTACATTTTTTGCTATTTTCGCAATTAATAAAAACATAAAAATCAATTATATTATGAATTTTGACTTAATAGTAATAGGAACAGGCCCGGGTGGCTATGTTGCCGCAATAAGAGCTTCGCAATTGGGACTAAAAACAGCTGTTGTAGAAAAAGCTGAATTAGGAGGAATTTGTTTAAATTGGGGATGTATACCTACGAAGGCTTTATTAAAAAGTGCACAGGTGTTTGAATATATTAGCCATGCTTCTGATTATGGTATTAAAGTAAATGGTTTTGATGCTGATTTTGGTGCAATGATAAAAAGAAGCCGTGATGTTGCTGAGGGAATGAGTAAGGGAATACAGTTTTTATTGAAAAAAAATAAAATTGAAGTTATTAAGGGTTTTGGAACCCTTAAAGGCAAGGATGTTAGCGTTAAAGATGAAAGCGGAAAAGAAACGGTATATACTGCAAAAAGTATAATACTTGCAGTTGGTGCTCGTTCAAGGGAACTTCCAAACTTAAAACAAGATGGAAAAAAAGTAATTGGTTACCGTGAGGCTTTGGTTTTGCCTTCACATCCAAAATCAATGGTAGTTGTTGGATCAGGGGCTATTGGTTCCGAATTTGCTTATTTTTACCAGGCTTTGGGCACTAAGGTTACTCTTGTAGAATATCTGCCTAATATTGTTCCTTTTGAAGATGAGGATGTATCAAAACAACTTTTAAAGTCATTTAAGAAAATGGGCATGGAAGTTATGACTGAATCAAGTGTTGAATCGGTTGATACTTCTGGCAAAACCTGTAAAGTAAAAATTAAAACAAAAAAGGGAGATGAGACAGTGGAATGCGATATTGTGCTTTCTGCCGTTGGAATAACAACAAACATTGAAGGAATTGGTCTTGAAGAAACTGGAGTTGCCACAGATAAAGGAAAAATAATAGTTGATGAATTTTATCAAACAAATATTCCCGGAATATATGCTATTGGTGATTGTGTAAAAGGACAAGCTCTTGCTCATGTGGCTAGCGCTGAGGGAATAATATGTGTTGAAAAAATAGCAGGACATTCCCCGGAAGCACTTGAATACAATAATATTCCAGGATGTACTTATTGCTCCCCTGAAGTTGCATCAGTTGGCTATACCGAAAAAGCGGCCAAGGAAGCTGGCTATGAGCTTAAAATAGGCAAGTTTCCATTTTCGGCATCTGGAAAAGCCTCTGCATCAGGAAGCAAAGATGGTTTTATCAAACTTATTTTTGATGCTAAATATGGTGAATTGTTAGGAGCGCATATGATTGGTGCGAACGTTACTGAAATGATATCAGAAATTGTGGTTGCAAGAAAACTTGAAATAACCGGAATGGAATTAATCAAAGCTGTACACCCACATCCTACTATGAGCGAGGCTATTATGGAAGCTGCTGCTGCTGCCTATGGAGAGGTAATTCATTTATAATTTTAATACCCATCATAAAAAAAGGCGCTTAATGCGCCTTTTTTTATGATGCTAAAGCATGCTAATCACAATTGCTTTCTGACATTGCAACCATTATTTTTTCCATTTTTGATTTCATTTCTGCTGGAGAGCAGGTATAATTGTTGGCAATCATTGCAAAGGCAATTAGGTTTCCGCTTTTGTTGTTAACGTATCCCGTATAGCTTCTTACCCGGTTAATATAACCGCTTTTTGCTCTTAAATTATTTCCGGCGGATGTTCCCTGGCAAATATTTGCAATTGAACCGCTTATTCCGGCTATTGCAAGGGAATTGTAAAAAAATTCGAATTCAGAAGAACCTGTCATGTATTTCATTACCTCTGCCAATTGCTTTGCAGTTATTCCATTTGCTCTTGATAATCCGCTTCCATCTGCAATAAACATACCTTGTGTATCTATTCCCTTTGATCGCCAAAATTCGGTGAGTGCTTTTGCGCCTGCCTGGGATTCTCCTGATTTTAATTTTAACAAGCCAATGTGATTTAACAAATGTTCCGCAAAAAGATTTACGCTCTTTAGATTCGTCCAGTTTATAATTTCAATTAAAAATGGCGAATAAAAATCAGCAATTTGTATTCTTTTTTGACGCTTGCTGTTTGTATTTATTCTGTTGATCGTAGAGGGTTCACCCGAAATTTTCATGCCGTTTTTCTTTAAAACCTCATTAAAGGCAAAAGCAGCCAACAGGGGAGGCTCTGGCATTGCTCCTTTTACAAAAAAGGAAGTTCTTCCCGAAGGAATTTCTCCTCTTATTATTCGATGAGGAGAATTTGGAGCTCCGAAAATTATTGAATTATCTGAGGAAACAGAGCTTGCCTTCACTTCACTCTTTAGTTGCATATAAGGAATGAATGGTAAAATGTTTTTCACTTTCACTAAATCTCCAATATTTCCACTTGAAAATTCTATTTCATATACATTATCAAATACAGATAAGCCACTGGAACAAGCTCCATAATAATTTCCAATATCTCCCCAGGTCCATGTGGATGGAATTAATTCGCCTGAAAAAATTTCATCATCTCCTACAATTGAACCATTTATTCCAGAAATTCCTGATGCGAATACAGCATTAGTCCAACTGGTCAAAAATTCAAACCTGTTTTTGTTAAATAAAAAGGATGACCCAATGGATGGATCTCCTCCCCCTTTAATGTATAAATTACCTTGTAATACACATTCAGAATCTATGTATCCATCATATTCCAATGTAGTTTTAAACCGGTGCTTACTCCCGAAAAGCTCAAGACTTGCAGCTGTTGTAACTGCTTTCATAGTGGAAGCAGGAATAAGACTTTGATTGGAGTTGTATTCAATTAATACTGTTCCTGTCTTAGTATCAATTGCATAAAAACCGAAAGAACCGTTTTTTAAATCCTTATCAGCACCCGTTTTGTTGACAAGTTGCTGTAATACCAGTTGTTTATTTAAAAGGTTATCCTTGCTTTGTTGGGAAAGCAAAGGACTTATAACAAAAAGGAAAATAACACTTATTACAAAAATAATCCGCACGCAGGTAGGCTTTTTAAATCTTCTAAATTTATAAAATAAAATTTGTTTTTCAACGGTTATAGAATTCTAAAATTGTAAATTCGCAGGTAATAGATATAAAATGTGTGGCATTACAGGAGTTTATGCATTTCAACCAGGAGCTGAAGATTTCTTATCAGGAATTGATTCCTCCGTTTTTACCCTATCCAAAAGGGGGCCGGATAGCCATTGTGTTTATAAACATAATAAAATTGCTTTAGGTCATACTCGTCTTTCAATAATTGATACTTCCGAAGCAGGAATTCAACCATTTACAGATATTTCCGGAAGGTATACAATTGTTTTTAACGGTGAATTTTTTAATTTTAAAGAACACAAAGCAAAATTAATTAAAGCCGGAGTAACATTCAAATCAGGCACGGATACTGAAGTATTACTTTATTTATACATTTCGGAAGGTGTAAAATGCCTAAATAAAATAAATGGTTTTTTTGCCTTTGCAATTTATGACAAACTGGAGGATTCTTTATTTATAGCAAGAGACCGATTGGGAGTTAAACCTCTTTATTATTCAGTTGATCAAAACAGGTTGATTTTCGCATCAGAAATGAAAGCGATGATGGCGTATGGAATAAAAAAGGAAATTGACCAGGTGTCCTTGTTTACTTATTTTCAATTAAATTATATTCCTGCTCCACATTCTATTTTTAAGAATATCAAAAAATTAGAGCCTGGAAATTACCTTATCATTAAAAATAATGAGGTTTCTTTTGCTACCTATTATTCAATTAAAAAAGAAGAAAAAAAACCAGAACTAAGTTATGAAAATGCAAAATCAGAATTAATTGATTTACTTGAAGATGCAGTTCAGAAAAGACTAATTTCAGATGTACCATTAGGAGCATTTTTAAGCGGTGGGGTTGATTCTTCAATAATTACAGCCTTAGCCAGTAAGCATACACCTCATCTTAATACATTTTCTATTGGATTTAAAGATGAACCTATGTTTGATGAAACATATTATGCAGAGCTTGTTGCCAATAAATACAAAACAAACCATACCGTTTTTTCATTAAGCAATGAGGACCTTTACACTCACTTATTTGATGCACTTGATTATTTGGATGAACCATTTGCAGATTCATCAGCATTAAATGTTTTCATCCTAAGTTATCTAACAAAAAAACATTTAACAGTGGCTCTTTCAGGAGATGGGGCTGATGAACTTTTTGCAGGATACCATAAGCATTATGCAGAATATAAAGCAATGCAAGGTGGACTTTCAGCTTCCTTGGTAAAATCTGCTGCTCCTCTTTGGGAATTACTTCCAAAATCCCGCAACAATATTTTTTCCAATAAAATAAGACAGTTGGAAAAGTTCAGCAAAGGACTTAACTTGACAAGAAAAAACAGGTATTGGAAATGGGCTGGTTTAATGGATGAGAAAGCGGCCTTGTTTCTTCTGAACATTAAAGACGAGCAACTAAAGGAATTTTTTGAAAGAAAAAATAAAATTTTAGAACATATAAACCAGGATGGCGATTTCAATGAAATACTCCTCACGGATTCCACTTTGGTTTTGCCAAATGATATGCTTGTAAAGGTAGATATGATGTCAATGGCAAATAGTTTAGAGGTTAGATCACCCTTTTTGGATTACCGCGTTGTGGATTTTGCTTTTTCTTTACCTGCTTCATTTAAAATTAACGATAAACTAAAAAAACGAATACTTCAGGATGCCTTCCGACCTTTTTTACCCCAGGAATTATATGCAAGGCCAAAAAAGGGATTTGAAGTTCCCCTTCTCAAATGGATGAAAACTGGTTTAAAAAGTTTAATTGAAAAGGAGTTGCTCGAAGAAAATTTTATCCGTCAGCAAAACATTTTTAACTTTGAGTCTGTTAAAGGATTATTAAAAAAACTTAATTCACCCAATCCAGGGGATTCTGTTGCCAATATTTGGGCTTTATTGGTGTTCCAATATTGGTGGAAAAAATACATGAACGATTAATTTTTTAGATTTAGCAATGTTTTACGAATTTAACGGATATATACCAGTAGTTGATGAATCAGCTTTTGTTCATCCCCAGGCCTCAGTAACAGGGAATGTAATTATTGGTAAAAATGTATATATTGGTCCTGGTGCTGCCATTCGGGGTGATTGGGGACAAATTGTAATTGAAGACGGTTGTAATGTACAGGAAAATTGCACAATACATATGTTTCCCGGTGTTACAGTTACCCTGCATAAGTCCGCTCACATAGGACATGGTGCTATAATACATGGAGCAAGCATTGGAGAAAATTCATTAATAGGAATGAATGCAGTAATTATGGATAATGCACAAGTAGGGAATAATTGTATTGTTGGTGCATTGTGTTTTGTACCAGCTGATATGAAAATACCCGAAAGAAAAGTGGTGGTAGGAAATCCCGCTAAAATAATAAAAGAGGTAAGTGATGAAATGATCCAATGGAAAACCAAAGGGACAGAATTGTATCAGCAACTTCCGAATGATTGTTATAGCAGTCTTAAACCTTGCGAACCTTTAAGAACAATGCCATCAGACAGACCAAAACAACAAAATGTATATAAAACCTGGAATAAATCAAAAAACAAATTAAAAATTCTTCATATTGCCGAGGAGGAAAATTGGGAAAAATCAACTGAATCAGGGTTTTATTATAATGATTCCTTATCTACAGAGGGTTTCATTCATTGCTCACTTGCTGAAGACTTTGAAGAAACAGCAAACCTTCATTATAAAAACAAAAACAACCTTCTCGTTCTTTGCATTAATGGTGAAAAGGTTAAACCAGAAATAAAAATGGAAATGGCCTTAAAAAGAGGTAAGTTATTTCCACACATTTATGGTCCAATAAATGTGGATGCTGTAGAAAGTGTTCTGGCATTAAAAATGGATGAAAACGGATTATTTATACTACCTAAAAATTTAATGTTATGAGAATATCAATCCTACTAACCCTTTTGCTTTCATCCTTAACTATACAAGGACAAACATTTATAAAAAGCTTTACTTTTGATGGTGTTGTAAGAAGCTATAGAATTTTTATTCCTTCCAATTATGATCCCTTAAATGAATATCCTCTTGTTTTCAACCTGCACGGGAATGGTTCAAGTGCAAGCCAGCAGGAGCCCTATTCACAAATGAATTTGATTGCTGATACAGCAAATTTCATAGTTGTATATCCTGACGGAATAAGCAATACCTGGAACAGTGGATTTAATGTTCCTTATAACTCTGGTACGAATGATGTAGGTTTTATTTCAGCACTTATCGATACGGTTTCTGCAAATTACACTATCAATTCTCAAAGAGTTTATTCCTGTGGAATGTCTATGGGTGGTTTTATGAGTTACCGTTTGGCTTGCGAATTAAATGGAAGAATAGCAGCAATAGCCTCAGTTACAGGTTTAATGTCGGTACAGCTTCCTCAAAATTGCCAGCAACAAAAAGAGGTTCCTGTGCTTCAAATACATGGCACTGACGATGCAACCGTATTATACAATGGAACATCCTGGCACACATCTGTTAATGCCACGGTAGATTTTTGGATTCAAAAAAACAATTGTCCAACAACAGCTATAGTTACCAACATGCCAGATATAGTGAATGAAGGTTCAACTGTTGTAAAATATTATTATGGTCCCTGTACTAACAACAGTGAGGTTGTATTATTTAAAGTTGAAGGCGGTGGTCATACATGGCCAGGTGACATTGCTGTTCCCTCACTTGGTAATACTAATCAGGATATTAAAGCAAGCATTGAAATCTGGAAATTCTTTAGCAGACATGAATTAGCTTTACCAACTTCGGTTATCCATACTAAATTAAGCAAGGGTAATAGTATAATTATTGCTCCAAACCCCGTAAATGATAAACTAAACTTAAGTTTTTCAGAAACTGAACAGGAGAAAATAATTTCTGTTTTTAATTCTAAAGCTGTGCTTGTTCACACTCAAACTGTTGCTCCATCAATTAGTTCCACGGCTATTGATCTTACAACATTCCCAACAGGTTTATATCTTGTTGTTATTAATAATGGTGAATCAAAGGAGGTTGTTAAAGTGGTAAAGAAGTAATTTCAAAAATATTTTTGTTATTAATAACCCAAAGGAAAGTGTTTTTTATCTTACTTTTAATAGAAAACAATACATAGTTATTTCGAATAATTTAATACCAATTGAAAATAAAAAAGAAGATATATTTTAAAAAAGTAAAATAGCTTTTAGTTCCCAACAACAATAAATTCAGCCCTTCTGTTTAATTGATGTTCTTCAGGAGTGCATTCAACTCCATCGGCACATTTATTAACCAAATTAGCTTCCCCCTTGCCTTCAATTGCTTGAATTCGTTTGGCGCTTATACCCTTCAAAATTAAATATTGAGCTGCTTCATTGGCCCTTTTTTTGGATAAACGAATATTGTAATCAAGCGATCCTTTAGAATCTGCATATGCAATTATTTTGATTTTCACATCAGGATTGGCTTTGAGAATGGCAATGTTTTTATCTAATGCATTTTTGGAGTCTACCTTTACCTGGCCTTTATCGAAATCGTAATAAACATTTTCGAAAACAAATTCACCAACAATCGCCCCTACTTTATTATCATCATTGGAGGCCTCTTTTGAATTATTCTTTGGATTATTGACTGCCAATAATGGTTCCTTCACTTTTTCCACTACATGTATAAACTTGCTTATACAATAATTATCAGTGGTTAGTTTTATTTTATGAAATGCCTGAAGTTCCATTTTTATCTCGTAAACTCCTGTATTTTCAAAGGTATGAGTTGTTTTTACTTCCTTTGCAGTGCTCCCGTCTGCGAATAACCAAAAAACATCGTTCCCTATTTCTGAATCCTTTACCCTGCTTTGGGAAGCATCAAAAAACACTTGGTCTCCCTTAAGTATGGTATCAGGCATAGTGAAATTTATAAATTTAACCGAATTCGGAGAATCATTTTGGACTTGTGTAATAACATTACAATCCTTGAATTCAGGTTCAGTTAAATAAGTAATACGGTAAATATCCATATCACCAAGGCCATCAGGTCTTGAGGATGAAAAATAAGCCTGATTGCCTACTTTAACCGGATTGTAAAAAATATCATCAGCCATTGAATTAACAGGTCTTCCAAGATTAACCGGTTTGGTCCAGCTTCCATTTATATTGTGGGTATAAAAGATATCGTATCCTCCAATTGTATTATGTCCCTTTGAAGAAAAATACAAAGTTTTACCATCTTCAGAAATAAATGGACTATCCTCATTGTATTTAGTATTTATTTCAGCTCCAATATTCTTTGCGATTCCCCAGGTTCCATCTTCCTGGAGAGTGGATGAATATAAATCAAGTCCACCCAGCCCACCTTTTCGTTCACTTGAAAAAAACATTGTTTTTCCATCTGAACTAATGCAGGCATGAGGTTGGTAACCCTTATTGGAATTGATATTTTCATTCAATTTTTCGGGTCCTTGCCAAATGCCCTCTTTTGTAAGATGAGATACCCAAAGACTATTGTCGCGAAAAGTAAACAGTTTTTGCTCGTCAGAAGAAAAGCCAACAACAGCATCATGCTTTGGAGAATTAGGAATTAATCCCACATATTTATCTGAAACAAGGAACTTTTGAGCAGGAGAAAAACCATTTTCCTCTTTTCGTGATAAATACATATCCTCAAAAAACTTGTCATCCCTGTAATCAATCTTTCCACCCAAATTGCTGCTCCTTCTGGAGGTAAACATCAATATGTGTTCTTCATTATTTATAACTGGTGCATAATCCGGGAATTTTGAATTAATATTGCTTCCCATATTTTCAACTTTCACCTTTTTATCCACAGCTACAGCAAATGCTTTTCCTCCAAAACACTGTGCAATGCGGAAGTTTAGTTCAGAAAACAATTCCTTTCCGGGTTTATTGTTTTTTACAAACTGCTTCATAATAGTATAATTTTCAATAGCTTTTTCAAGCTCGCCCTTATGCTGGTACAAATCACCCAAATAATAAAAAAGCTCCCCAATTGTGTCTTTAGGAGAATTTTTTACTGCTTTTTCAAAATAAGGAAGAGCTTCTTCCTTTCTGTGGAATGTATAATAGTAATTTAAACCAAGTTCATAATTATAATTGAAATTATCAGGATTTCTTTCAACCAGCTTAATTAATTTTGCTCTCGAAAGTTCAGGTTCACCTGCATTTGCATGCTTTTTTGATTGACGGAAAAGTTTATTATTTGAATGCTCCTTTTGATTTAGTGTATCCTGAGCATTTAGTATTTCCGGAGTGCAAAGCAAGATTAAAGCACTTAATGTGGCAATTATATATCGATCAAATAACATTCTATTTACTATTTTAAGTTTTTGCAAAATACCATTATCATTGGACTTTAGCAATAAAAAGGATAAAAAAAAGGATAAAATTACAATTCAGCCATTTCTTTTCTAACAAAATCCGCAAGTTCTTTAACATAGGAATCAGAAAAATCGAATTTAATACCTGCTGTTTCATAAATTTCTCCAATGGGTCTTGTATAGCCAAGAGCAAGGGCTGAGGTATAATCTTTTATTGCTTGTTTGGGGTTGTTTTTAAAATTCCTCCAAACTGCAATCGCCCCTAATTGAGCAAAGCCATATTCTATATAGTAAAAGGGTACTTCAAATAAATGAAGTTGTTTTTGCCAGATATTTGCTTTTACCTTTTCCATTCCACTCCAGTCTACTATGCTACTGTTAAATCCACTGTAAATTTCAATCCATTTATCATTCCTTTCATTAACAGAATGATCCGGATTTTCATAAATCCAATGTTGAAATTTATCAATGGTGGCAATCCAGGGAAGTGTTCCCAATACTTTTTCTAACTGTTCCCTTTTTGCCCTTTTAAGTTCATCTTTATCTTTAAAAAACACATCCCAATGATCCATGGTAATTAATTCCATACTCATTGATGCAAGTTCTGCTACTTCTGAGGGAACACTTTTAAAAGCGGTAAGCTCCAAATCACGTGAAAGAAAAGAATGAATTGCATGCCCACCTTCATGCACCATAGTAATCAAATCTCTGAATGAGCCAACTGCATTCATGTATATAAAAGGAACACCTATTTCATAAAGAGGATAATTAAAACCACCAGGTGCTTTACCTTTTTTAGATTCAAGGTCAAGGTATCCCATTTGTTTCATGATTTCAAGCTTTTCTCCAAAAAAGAGACTTATCCGGTTAAA
The window above is part of the Bacteroidota bacterium genome. Proteins encoded here:
- the lpdA gene encoding dihydrolipoyl dehydrogenase is translated as MNFDLIVIGTGPGGYVAAIRASQLGLKTAVVEKAELGGICLNWGCIPTKALLKSAQVFEYISHASDYGIKVNGFDADFGAMIKRSRDVAEGMSKGIQFLLKKNKIEVIKGFGTLKGKDVSVKDESGKETVYTAKSIILAVGARSRELPNLKQDGKKVIGYREALVLPSHPKSMVVVGSGAIGSEFAYFYQALGTKVTLVEYLPNIVPFEDEDVSKQLLKSFKKMGMEVMTESSVESVDTSGKTCKVKIKTKKGDETVECDIVLSAVGITTNIEGIGLEETGVATDKGKIIVDEFYQTNIPGIYAIGDCVKGQALAHVASAEGIICVEKIAGHSPEALEYNNIPGCTYCSPEVASVGYTEKAAKEAGYELKIGKFPFSASGKASASGSKDGFIKLIFDAKYGELLGAHMIGANVTEMISEIVVARKLEITGMELIKAVHPHPTMSEAIMEAAAAAYGEVIHL
- the dacB gene encoding D-alanyl-D-alanine carboxypeptidase/D-alanyl-D-alanine-endopeptidase, which codes for MRIIFVISVIFLFVISPLLSQQSKDNLLNKQLVLQQLVNKTGADKDLKNGSFGFYAIDTKTGTVLIEYNSNQSLIPASTMKAVTTAASLELFGSKHRFKTTLEYDGYIDSECVLQGNLYIKGGGDPSIGSSFLFNKNRFEFLTSWTNAVFASGISGINGSIVGDDEIFSGELIPSTWTWGDIGNYYGACSSGLSVFDNVYEIEFSSGNIGDLVKVKNILPFIPYMQLKSEVKASSVSSDNSIIFGAPNSPHRIIRGEIPSGRTSFFVKGAMPEPPLLAAFAFNEVLKKNGMKISGEPSTINRINTNSKRQKRIQIADFYSPFLIEIINWTNLKSVNLFAEHLLNHIGLLKLKSGESQAGAKALTEFWRSKGIDTQGMFIADGSGLSRANGITAKQLAEVMKYMTGSSEFEFFYNSLAIAGISGSIANICQGTSAGNNLRAKSGYINRVRSYTGYVNNKSGNLIAFAMIANNYTCSPAEMKSKMEKIMVAMSESNCD
- the asnB gene encoding asparagine synthase (glutamine-hydrolyzing), translated to MCGITGVYAFQPGAEDFLSGIDSSVFTLSKRGPDSHCVYKHNKIALGHTRLSIIDTSEAGIQPFTDISGRYTIVFNGEFFNFKEHKAKLIKAGVTFKSGTDTEVLLYLYISEGVKCLNKINGFFAFAIYDKLEDSLFIARDRLGVKPLYYSVDQNRLIFASEMKAMMAYGIKKEIDQVSLFTYFQLNYIPAPHSIFKNIKKLEPGNYLIIKNNEVSFATYYSIKKEEKKPELSYENAKSELIDLLEDAVQKRLISDVPLGAFLSGGVDSSIITALASKHTPHLNTFSIGFKDEPMFDETYYAELVANKYKTNHTVFSLSNEDLYTHLFDALDYLDEPFADSSALNVFILSYLTKKHLTVALSGDGADELFAGYHKHYAEYKAMQGGLSASLVKSAAPLWELLPKSRNNIFSNKIRQLEKFSKGLNLTRKNRYWKWAGLMDEKAALFLLNIKDEQLKEFFERKNKILEHINQDGDFNEILLTDSTLVLPNDMLVKVDMMSMANSLEVRSPFLDYRVVDFAFSLPASFKINDKLKKRILQDAFRPFLPQELYARPKKGFEVPLLKWMKTGLKSLIEKELLEENFIRQQNIFNFESVKGLLKKLNSPNPGDSVANIWALLVFQYWWKKYMND
- a CDS encoding DUF952 domain-containing protein, with the protein product MFYEFNGYIPVVDESAFVHPQASVTGNVIIGKNVYIGPGAAIRGDWGQIVIEDGCNVQENCTIHMFPGVTVTLHKSAHIGHGAIIHGASIGENSLIGMNAVIMDNAQVGNNCIVGALCFVPADMKIPERKVVVGNPAKIIKEVSDEMIQWKTKGTELYQQLPNDCYSSLKPCEPLRTMPSDRPKQQNVYKTWNKSKNKLKILHIAEEENWEKSTESGFYYNDSLSTEGFIHCSLAEDFEETANLHYKNKNNLLVLCINGEKVKPEIKMEMALKRGKLFPHIYGPINVDAVESVLALKMDENGLFILPKNLML
- a CDS encoding T9SS type A sorting domain-containing protein, producing MRISILLTLLLSSLTIQGQTFIKSFTFDGVVRSYRIFIPSNYDPLNEYPLVFNLHGNGSSASQQEPYSQMNLIADTANFIVVYPDGISNTWNSGFNVPYNSGTNDVGFISALIDTVSANYTINSQRVYSCGMSMGGFMSYRLACELNGRIAAIASVTGLMSVQLPQNCQQQKEVPVLQIHGTDDATVLYNGTSWHTSVNATVDFWIQKNNCPTTAIVTNMPDIVNEGSTVVKYYYGPCTNNSEVVLFKVEGGGHTWPGDIAVPSLGNTNQDIKASIEIWKFFSRHELALPTSVIHTKLSKGNSIIIAPNPVNDKLNLSFSETEQEKIISVFNSKAVLVHTQTVAPSISSTAIDLTTFPTGLYLVVINNGESKEVVKVVKK
- a CDS encoding PD40 domain-containing protein, producing the protein MLFDRYIIATLSALILLCTPEILNAQDTLNQKEHSNNKLFRQSKKHANAGEPELSRAKLIKLVERNPDNFNYNYELGLNYYYTFHRKEEALPYFEKAVKNSPKDTIGELFYYLGDLYQHKGELEKAIENYTIMKQFVKNNKPGKELFSELNFRIAQCFGGKAFAVAVDKKVKVENMGSNINSKFPDYAPVINNEEHILMFTSRRSSNLGGKIDYRDDKFFEDMYLSRKEENGFSPAQKFLVSDKYVGLIPNSPKHDAVVGFSSDEQKLFTFRDNSLWVSHLTKEGIWQGPEKLNENINSNKGYQPHACISSDGKTMFFSSERKGGLGGLDLYSSTLQEDGTWGIAKNIGAEINTKYNEDSPFISEDGKTLYFSSKGHNTIGGYDIFYTHNINGSWTKPVNLGRPVNSMADDIFYNPVKVGNQAYFSSSRPDGLGDMDIYRITYLTEPEFKDCNVITQVQNDSPNSVKFINFTMPDTILKGDQVFFDASQSRVKDSEIGNDVFWLFADGSTAKEVKTTHTFENTGVYEIKMELQAFHKIKLTTDNYCISKFIHVVEKVKEPLLAVNNPKNNSKEASNDDNKVGAIVGEFVFENVYYDFDKGQVKVDSKNALDKNIAILKANPDVKIKIIAYADSKGSLDYNIRLSKKRANEAAQYLILKGISAKRIQAIEGKGEANLVNKCADGVECTPEEHQLNRRAEFIVVGN